One Methylobacterium oryzae DNA window includes the following coding sequences:
- a CDS encoding hybrid sensor histidine kinase/response regulator, protein MHLAWLRPRRSLAGRLALAVTGAVTAALVLAAALSVWREVARYAADKQAALEAVAQVFAHGGARATAAGDADGADASLRAIGKVPSIVYGAIERPDGSVLAEQGIGLRLTRDAAQDGADLSLLHLLATRSLQATAPIVENGVPVGRVVLIGETDDILGHLWAAAQNAALAALLAVAIGVGVSLYLQRSVTRPLAALARTMEAVRLRHDYAQRAPVGGDDEVGALARTFNDLLSAVNERDHRLAAHSAHLEAEVSARTADLSEAKQAADAANAAKSAFLATMSHEIRTPMNGVLVMAELLAGSDLPARQRRYAEVIARSGRSLLAIINDILDFAKVEAGKLELERVPVSPAELADTAVTLFAERARTAGLDLAAEVGPEVPRAILGDPVRLGQVLSNFVSNALKFTQAGHVAVRMTVDAADGCLVIAVSDTGIGIPQDKLATIFSAFSQADQSTTRRFGGTGLGLSIAQQIVAAMGGTVAVTSRVGAGSTFSARIPVTVAEPARPVRRRDAVPAAIALDTAGPATRAALAAGLRAAGFAPVAPGSAADHWIGDAAALVAAGRRPDRAVRVLAVAGPGDGAADAALRAGLADAVLRWPVTQAEWQPVLAALAAGDTLAAAASPPSPAGTDEALPRFPAARVLVADDSAVNREVALEALARCGVTDVVTVEDGAAAVATAETQRFDLILMDGSMPVLDGFAAARRIRQREAATGGRVPIVALTAHVLGEAADAAAAAGMDGTLLKPFTLRQLADLLQAQVPALRVAPAAAAAHTVTPAPVAPLAAPAVANAADDLIDAEVIDGLLGLGDGAFLDRVLDLYRAQGPVALAGLRAALAASDQPAIARAAHSLKSMSANVGARGLVARLRVIEEDARNAACAERADACDALDSLLAATIRGLEERTRSRAAAA, encoded by the coding sequence GTGCATCTCGCGTGGCTGAGGCCGAGGCGCTCCCTGGCGGGCCGGCTGGCTCTGGCGGTGACCGGCGCCGTCACGGCGGCGCTCGTCCTGGCGGCGGCCCTGTCGGTCTGGCGCGAGGTCGCCCGCTACGCCGCCGACAAGCAGGCGGCGCTGGAAGCCGTCGCGCAGGTCTTCGCGCATGGCGGCGCCCGGGCCACCGCGGCGGGCGACGCCGACGGGGCGGACGCGTCGCTGCGGGCGATCGGCAAGGTGCCGTCCATCGTCTACGGGGCGATCGAGCGTCCGGACGGGTCCGTGCTCGCCGAGCAGGGGATCGGCCTGCGCCTGACCCGGGACGCCGCCCAGGACGGCGCGGACCTGTCGCTCCTGCACCTGCTCGCCACCCGCAGCCTCCAGGCGACCGCGCCGATCGTGGAGAACGGGGTCCCGGTCGGCCGGGTCGTGCTGATCGGCGAGACCGACGACATCCTCGGCCATCTCTGGGCCGCCGCGCAGAACGCCGCGCTGGCGGCGCTGCTCGCCGTCGCGATCGGCGTCGGCGTGTCGCTCTACCTGCAGCGCAGCGTCACGCGCCCGCTCGCCGCCCTCGCCCGCACCATGGAGGCGGTCCGCCTGCGCCACGACTACGCGCAGCGCGCGCCCGTGGGCGGCGACGACGAGGTCGGCGCGCTGGCGCGGACCTTCAACGACCTGCTCTCAGCGGTGAACGAGCGCGATCACCGCCTCGCCGCTCACAGCGCCCACCTCGAGGCGGAGGTCAGCGCCCGGACGGCCGACCTGAGCGAGGCCAAGCAGGCCGCCGACGCCGCCAACGCCGCCAAGTCGGCCTTCCTGGCCACGATGAGCCACGAGATCCGGACCCCGATGAACGGCGTCCTGGTCATGGCCGAGCTGCTGGCGGGGTCCGACCTGCCGGCGCGCCAGCGCCGCTACGCCGAGGTCATCGCCCGGTCCGGCCGGTCGCTCCTAGCGATCATCAACGACATCCTCGACTTCGCGAAGGTCGAGGCGGGCAAGCTCGAGCTCGAGCGCGTGCCCGTGAGCCCCGCCGAACTCGCCGACACCGCGGTGACGCTCTTCGCCGAGCGGGCCCGGACGGCCGGGCTCGACCTCGCGGCCGAGGTCGGGCCGGAGGTGCCGCGGGCGATCCTCGGCGACCCGGTCCGCCTCGGACAGGTGCTGAGCAACTTCGTGTCGAACGCGCTGAAGTTCACCCAGGCTGGCCACGTCGCCGTCCGGATGACGGTCGATGCCGCCGACGGGTGCCTCGTGATCGCCGTCTCCGACACCGGGATCGGCATCCCGCAGGACAAGCTGGCGACGATCTTCTCGGCCTTCTCGCAGGCCGACCAGTCGACGACCCGCCGGTTCGGCGGCACCGGCCTCGGGCTCTCGATCGCCCAGCAGATCGTCGCCGCGATGGGCGGCACCGTGGCGGTGACGAGCCGCGTCGGCGCCGGCTCGACCTTCTCGGCGCGCATCCCCGTCACGGTCGCCGAGCCGGCCCGCCCGGTCCGGCGCCGCGACGCGGTGCCGGCCGCGATCGCGCTCGACACGGCCGGTCCCGCCACCCGCGCCGCCCTCGCGGCCGGCCTGCGCGCGGCCGGCTTCGCGCCGGTCGCGCCGGGGAGCGCCGCCGACCACTGGATCGGCGACGCGGCCGCCCTCGTGGCGGCGGGCCGCCGGCCGGACCGGGCCGTGCGGGTGCTCGCGGTCGCGGGACCGGGCGACGGCGCGGCCGACGCGGCGCTCCGCGCCGGTCTCGCCGACGCGGTGCTGCGCTGGCCGGTGACCCAGGCGGAGTGGCAGCCCGTCCTGGCGGCGCTGGCCGCGGGCGACACCCTCGCCGCGGCCGCCTCCCCGCCCTCGCCCGCCGGCACGGACGAGGCACTCCCGCGATTCCCGGCCGCGCGGGTGCTCGTCGCCGACGACAGCGCGGTCAACCGCGAGGTGGCCCTCGAGGCGCTGGCCCGCTGCGGCGTGACCGATGTGGTGACCGTCGAGGACGGGGCCGCGGCAGTGGCGACCGCCGAGACGCAACGCTTCGACCTGATCCTGATGGATGGCAGCATGCCGGTCCTGGACGGCTTCGCGGCCGCGCGGCGGATCCGGCAGCGCGAGGCGGCCACCGGCGGGCGCGTCCCGATCGTCGCCCTCACGGCGCACGTCCTCGGCGAGGCCGCCGACGCCGCGGCGGCGGCCGGCATGGACGGGACGCTCCTGAAGCCCTTCACGCTGCGGCAGCTCGCCGACCTGCTGCAGGCGCAGGTCCCGGCGCTCCGCGTCGCGCCGGCTGCCGCCGCGGCGCATACCGTGACGCCGGCCCCGGTCGCTCCGCTCGCCGCGCCGGCCGTCGCGAACGCCGCCGACGACCTCATCGACGCCGAGGTGATCGACGGGCTGCTCGGCCTCGGAGATGGCGCCTTCCTCGACCGCGTCCTCGACCTGTATCGGGCGCAGGGTCCGGTGGCGCTCGCCGGTCTGAGAGCCGCCCTCGCCGCCTCTGACCAGCCGGCGATCGCCCGGGCCGCGCACAGCCTCAAGTCGATGAGCGCGAATGTCGGCGCGCGCGGCCTCGTGGCGCGGCTGCGCGTCATCGAGGAGGACGCGCGGAACGCGGCCTGCGCCGAGCGGGCGGACGCGTGCGACGCCCTGGACAGCCTGCTCGCCGCGACGATCCGCGGCCTCGAGGAGCGGACGCGGTCCCGGGCGGCGGCCGCCTAG
- a CDS encoding sigma-70 family RNA polymerase sigma factor: MLELSLDADTIDAQGPRLPDSVQYHLGHLLAATYAQDNVEPTIADRFAELLRLLDGAFGRAQDGREKAFQASLLSLVPNLQRFARSLLRSHVGADDLLQNTLLRAWRSRASFAPGTNLEAWLFTIMRNQFYNEHRKRGREVQDEDGAQAERMVSLPEQGGHLDLSDVQAALDRLAPPMRQALVLVAIENLTYEETAAVMQCRIGTVKSRVWRARTQLAEMLGYTGLEVGSDDIMLAAAGPKGRKSTAVS, translated from the coding sequence ATGCTCGAACTCTCGCTCGACGCTGATACAATCGACGCGCAGGGCCCCCGGCTCCCCGACAGCGTGCAGTATCACCTCGGCCATCTGCTCGCGGCGACCTACGCGCAGGACAACGTCGAGCCGACCATCGCGGATCGCTTCGCCGAACTGCTGAGGCTGCTCGACGGCGCCTTCGGCCGGGCGCAGGACGGGCGCGAGAAGGCGTTCCAGGCCTCGCTCCTCTCTCTGGTGCCGAACCTGCAGCGCTTCGCCCGCTCGCTCCTGCGCAGCCATGTCGGTGCCGACGACCTCCTGCAGAACACGCTCCTCCGGGCCTGGCGCTCGCGCGCGAGCTTCGCGCCGGGCACGAACCTTGAAGCGTGGCTGTTCACCATCATGCGCAACCAGTTCTACAACGAGCACCGCAAGCGTGGGCGCGAGGTGCAGGACGAGGACGGCGCGCAGGCGGAGCGGATGGTCTCGCTGCCCGAGCAGGGCGGCCATCTCGACCTGAGCGACGTCCAGGCCGCCCTCGACCGCCTGGCGCCGCCGATGCGGCAGGCGCTGGTGCTCGTGGCGATCGAGAACCTCACTTACGAGGAGACCGCCGCCGTCATGCAGTGCCGCATCGGCACGGTGAAGAGCCGGGTCTGGCGGGCCCGGACGCAGCTCGCCGAGATGCTGGGCTACACCGGCCTCGAGGTCGGCAGCGACGACATCATGCTGGCCGCCGCGGGACCGAAGGGCCGGAAATCCACCGCTGTCTCGTGA
- a CDS encoding energy transducer TonB, with translation MSPLPMLPRALIAAAVVFGLALSSAAVAARTAPGPAARAWLSDLVTRIDAADRAGTRPGPGRGRGTVVVHVQIAADGAVQGAEIEESSGSAKLDQRALRAVQGISPAPAPPAALLGVDGIVDLSIPVALGH, from the coding sequence ATGTCGCCGCTCCCCATGCTGCCGCGCGCCCTGATCGCCGCTGCCGTCGTGTTCGGCCTCGCCCTTTCGTCGGCGGCGGTGGCGGCGCGGACCGCACCGGGACCCGCAGCGCGTGCCTGGCTCTCCGACCTCGTCACGCGGATCGATGCCGCGGACCGCGCCGGGACGCGGCCGGGACCGGGCCGTGGCCGCGGAACCGTGGTCGTCCACGTGCAGATCGCCGCGGACGGTGCGGTTCAGGGCGCGGAGATCGAGGAGAGCTCGGGCTCGGCGAAGCTCGATCAACGGGCGCTCCGCGCCGTGCAGGGGATCAGTCCGGCGCCCGCGCCGCCCGCCGCACTCCTGGGTGTGGACGGGATCGTCGATCTCAGCATCCCGGTCGCGCTCGGCCACTGA
- a CDS encoding TadE/TadG family type IV pilus assembly protein: MLRAGPRALTDRSGSVALTFGLSAVVLLGLTGGGIDYARLASRRSQLQNAADAGVLAAGNYLKLAVSTSAAAKSIVVDTVHAQAAPRPESPYALRVDVADDKTSVATTVDETVKLAFGGFVGVPTVKVSVRSTVRVVGKMRLCLLTLDPLAAGAFELEKSAEVTAQDCSLYSNSQSPRGMVGKDSAYARAQTICTAGGFDGARANFAPPPQTGCPPIQDPLRDRAAPPVGACTAIPSSANSKRDTSGNLVDQSATLDPGTYCGGLYITKNASVTLRAGIYVMKDGPLIVDKNAVMTGTDVAFYFTGNKGGLLFDKKTTVSLSAPTTGPMAGLLMMEERSVSDPVDPAAILAGLVDQTVTPLLPAPPPPPPTPPPLAATKPMRTYRIISDNARTMLGTLYLPAGRVVIDADKPVADQSAYTVIVAQQVNLYQGPNLYLNANYDGTSVPVPKGVGPLSGKLLLSQ, from the coding sequence GTGCTCCGCGCCGGCCCGCGGGCCCTGACCGACCGGTCCGGCTCGGTCGCCCTGACTTTCGGCCTGAGCGCCGTGGTGCTGCTCGGCCTGACCGGGGGCGGCATCGATTACGCCCGCCTCGCCTCGCGGCGCAGCCAGCTCCAGAACGCGGCCGATGCCGGAGTCCTCGCGGCCGGCAACTACCTCAAGCTCGCCGTCTCGACCTCGGCGGCGGCCAAGAGCATCGTGGTCGACACGGTCCACGCCCAGGCGGCGCCGCGGCCCGAGAGCCCCTACGCTCTCCGCGTCGACGTGGCGGACGACAAGACCAGCGTCGCCACGACGGTCGACGAGACCGTCAAGCTCGCCTTCGGCGGCTTCGTCGGAGTGCCCACCGTCAAGGTCTCGGTCCGCTCGACGGTCCGCGTCGTCGGCAAGATGCGCCTGTGCCTGCTGACGCTGGACCCGCTCGCCGCCGGCGCGTTCGAGCTGGAGAAGAGCGCCGAGGTGACCGCCCAGGATTGCTCGCTCTACAGCAACTCGCAGAGCCCGCGCGGCATGGTCGGCAAGGACAGCGCCTATGCCCGGGCGCAGACAATCTGCACGGCGGGCGGCTTCGACGGCGCCCGCGCGAATTTCGCGCCGCCGCCGCAGACGGGCTGCCCGCCGATCCAGGACCCCCTGAGGGACCGGGCGGCGCCGCCGGTCGGCGCGTGCACGGCGATCCCGTCCTCGGCGAACAGCAAGCGCGACACCTCCGGCAACCTCGTCGACCAGAGCGCCACCCTCGATCCGGGCACCTATTGCGGCGGCCTGTACATCACCAAGAACGCCTCCGTGACGCTGCGCGCCGGCATTTACGTGATGAAAGACGGCCCGCTCATCGTCGACAAGAATGCCGTCATGACGGGAACCGACGTCGCCTTCTACTTCACCGGCAACAAGGGCGGTCTGCTCTTCGACAAGAAGACCACGGTCAGCCTGTCGGCGCCGACCACCGGCCCCATGGCCGGCCTGCTGATGATGGAAGAGCGCTCGGTCAGCGATCCCGTCGACCCCGCGGCGATCCTCGCCGGCCTGGTGGACCAGACCGTCACGCCGCTGCTGCCTGCGCCGCCGCCACCGCCGCCGACCCCGCCGCCGCTGGCCGCGACCAAGCCCATGCGGACCTACCGCATCATCAGCGACAACGCGCGAACCATGCTGGGGACGCTCTACCTGCCGGCCGGCCGCGTGGTGATCGACGCCGACAAGCCCGTCGCCGACCAGTCGGCCTACACGGTGATCGTGGCCCAGCAGGTCAACCTGTACCAGGGCCCGAACCTTTATCTGAACGCGAATTACGACGGGACCAGCGTGCCGGTGCCGAAGGGGGTCGGACCCCTCTCGGGCAAGCTGCTGCTGTCCCAGTAG
- a CDS encoding TadE/TadG family type IV pilus assembly protein: protein MLSGRLRAHLIRLIGDREGVSAIEFSVIAPILLLILMGSIELPRAYMIGKRLDNAAATMADLISRGSYADLKPVFAATSAISNPYDVSRASIVLTAAGTYSDGSSAATKVCSSAESNGQARTAGSSLGAPPAGMTRNGDRFVVSEVTMTYHPIFPVLSNLTRWTFRYKKIWPVRGGEIYNGQSEVVLPGGKPCPA from the coding sequence GTGCTGAGCGGTCGCCTGCGCGCCCACCTGATCCGCCTGATCGGCGACCGGGAGGGCGTGAGCGCGATCGAGTTCAGCGTGATCGCCCCGATCCTGCTGCTGATCCTGATGGGGTCGATCGAGCTGCCCCGCGCCTACATGATCGGGAAGCGGCTCGACAACGCGGCGGCCACGATGGCGGACCTGATCTCGCGCGGCAGCTACGCCGACCTCAAGCCGGTCTTCGCCGCGACGAGCGCGATCTCCAACCCCTACGACGTGAGCCGGGCGAGCATCGTGCTCACGGCGGCGGGCACCTACAGCGACGGCAGCTCGGCGGCGACCAAGGTCTGCTCGAGCGCCGAGTCCAACGGACAGGCCCGCACGGCGGGCTCCTCGCTCGGCGCACCGCCCGCCGGGATGACCCGGAACGGCGACCGCTTCGTCGTGTCGGAAGTCACGATGACCTACCACCCGATCTTCCCGGTCCTCTCGAACCTGACGCGGTGGACCTTCCGGTACAAGAAGATCTGGCCGGTGCGCGGCGGCGAGATCTACAACGGGCAGAGCGAGGTGGTTCTGCCGGGGGGAAAACCCTGCCCGGCCTGA
- a CDS encoding capsule polysaccharide transporter: MDMQVEKAQGRPLKGIDRNKVIAQSLRQFARLPGLPDTKKGVRSYQSHVKSDPWLPLLFVVCFVLPTLAAGIYYGLIASDRYVTEARFAIRPTIGTADKATPDTVGTNAGVIKATVAQETLIAQEYIHSRPMVEAVAAELPIRAWFGRDDIDMFSRFNPEKPVEKFLRYWRRRVDVDVESASGIMSLTVEAFDPDESLAITKAVMTDTERMLNDLSLPSRKDALDVSTRVLKLAEEREAKANAALNELRNREGVLDVIKSNTATIKSVSELRETRTKLAVQLAVLQRDLGPQSRSIVDLKQQIGDLDANIARVQQQLAGTAPTEKRRLSDALTRFEDLEHERENAEKYHRDVQLAYDRARIVAQQQVVALVPIVEPIKAGSSTEPRRILMTSIITAGAAVLFAAAMFTRRMLIT, from the coding sequence ATGGACATGCAGGTCGAGAAAGCCCAGGGCCGGCCTCTGAAAGGCATCGACCGGAACAAGGTGATCGCGCAGTCGCTGCGGCAGTTCGCGCGCCTCCCGGGCCTGCCCGACACCAAGAAGGGCGTGCGCTCGTACCAGAGCCACGTCAAAAGCGACCCCTGGCTGCCGCTCCTGTTCGTCGTCTGCTTCGTCCTGCCGACCCTGGCCGCCGGGATCTACTACGGGCTGATCGCCTCCGACCGCTACGTCACCGAGGCGCGGTTCGCGATCCGGCCGACCATCGGCACCGCCGACAAGGCGACGCCCGACACGGTCGGCACGAATGCCGGTGTGATCAAGGCGACCGTCGCCCAGGAAACGCTCATCGCGCAGGAGTACATCCACAGCCGGCCCATGGTCGAAGCGGTCGCGGCGGAACTCCCGATCCGCGCGTGGTTCGGTCGGGACGACATCGACATGTTCTCCCGCTTCAACCCGGAGAAGCCGGTCGAGAAGTTCCTGCGGTACTGGCGCCGCCGGGTCGACGTCGACGTCGAATCGGCGTCCGGCATCATGTCGCTGACCGTCGAGGCCTTCGATCCCGACGAGTCGCTCGCCATCACCAAGGCGGTCATGACGGATACGGAGCGGATGCTGAACGACCTCAGCCTGCCGTCCCGGAAGGACGCCCTCGACGTGAGCACGCGCGTCCTGAAGCTCGCGGAGGAGCGCGAGGCCAAGGCCAACGCCGCCCTGAACGAGCTGCGCAACCGCGAGGGCGTGCTCGACGTCATCAAGTCGAACACCGCCACCATCAAGTCGGTCTCGGAACTGCGGGAGACGCGCACCAAGCTCGCCGTCCAGCTGGCGGTGCTCCAGCGGGACCTCGGCCCGCAATCCCGCAGCATCGTCGACCTGAAGCAGCAGATCGGCGATCTCGACGCGAACATCGCGCGGGTCCAGCAGCAGCTGGCCGGCACCGCGCCGACCGAGAAGCGGCGCCTCTCGGACGCGCTCACGCGGTTCGAGGATCTCGAGCACGAGCGCGAGAATGCCGAGAAGTATCACCGCGACGTGCAGCTGGCCTATGACCGGGCCCGCATCGTGGCCCAGCAGCAGGTCGTGGCCCTGGTGCCGATCGTCGAGCCCATCAAGGCCGGATCCTCGACCGAGCCGCGCCGCATCCTGATGACGAGCATCATCACCGCCGGCGCCGCCGTGCTGTTCGCGGCCGCGATGTTCACCCGCCGCATGCTCATCACCTGA
- a CDS encoding helix-hairpin-helix domain-containing protein, giving the protein MIDLNTATAEELDSVPALKGHGFEIVRYREERGRFTSLRQLDEVPGLSGKTDGVADQVTIADSP; this is encoded by the coding sequence GTGATCGATCTCAACACGGCGACGGCCGAGGAACTGGACAGCGTTCCGGCACTCAAGGGCCACGGCTTCGAGATCGTGCGCTACCGGGAGGAGCGCGGCCGGTTCACCAGCCTGCGGCAGCTCGACGAGGTGCCGGGCCTCAGCGGCAAGACCGACGGTGTCGCCGATCAGGTCACGATCGCGGACAGTCCTTAG
- a CDS encoding HD-GYP domain-containing protein — MLALILDDSEMNNLLIMQALKPVADCEPVAFTCPVTALDFLRAHVDRIGVVVTDYDMPGLTGLEVIAAARAVPGFAHVPIVMVTSLDQRSLRHEALRAGATDFLGKPCDPVEIQARITNLMKISAAHRQEQDRAAWLAREVAAAVAVIEAREREIIALLMRAAEHRDTDTGDHIARVAGYVGVIARNLGFGPEEIRILKLASTMHDVGKIGVPDAILLKPGPLSAEERAEMEKHAERGRRILEGSTSDVVRLAAEIAESHHERWDGTGYPKGLRGEGIPLSGRIVAVADVFDALVTERPYKAAWPLERARAFVADQAGRHFDPRCVEAFLAGWDAVARTCLRAAA, encoded by the coding sequence GTGCTCGCGCTGATCCTCGACGATTCCGAGATGAACAACCTGCTGATCATGCAGGCGCTCAAGCCCGTGGCCGACTGCGAGCCGGTCGCCTTCACGTGTCCCGTGACGGCGCTCGACTTCCTGCGGGCGCATGTCGACCGGATCGGGGTCGTCGTCACCGACTACGACATGCCCGGCCTGACGGGCCTCGAGGTGATCGCGGCGGCGCGGGCGGTCCCGGGCTTCGCGCACGTGCCGATCGTGATGGTGACGAGCCTCGACCAGCGCAGCCTGCGCCACGAGGCCCTGCGCGCGGGCGCGACCGACTTCCTCGGCAAGCCCTGCGATCCCGTGGAGATCCAGGCCCGCATCACCAACCTGATGAAGATCAGCGCGGCCCACCGGCAGGAGCAGGACCGGGCCGCGTGGCTCGCCCGCGAGGTCGCGGCGGCGGTCGCCGTCATCGAGGCGCGGGAGCGCGAGATCATCGCCCTGCTGATGCGGGCCGCCGAGCACCGCGACACCGATACCGGCGACCACATCGCCCGGGTGGCGGGCTACGTGGGCGTCATCGCCCGGAACCTCGGCTTCGGCCCGGAGGAGATCCGGATCCTGAAGCTCGCCTCCACGATGCACGACGTCGGCAAGATCGGCGTGCCCGACGCGATCCTGCTCAAGCCCGGACCGCTCTCCGCCGAGGAGCGCGCCGAGATGGAGAAGCACGCCGAGCGCGGCCGGCGGATCCTGGAGGGCAGCACCTCCGACGTCGTGCGGCTCGCCGCCGAGATCGCCGAGAGCCACCACGAGCGCTGGGACGGCACCGGCTACCCGAAGGGCCTGCGCGGCGAGGGGATCCCGCTCTCGGGCCGCATCGTGGCTGTGGCGGACGTGTTCGACGCCCTGGTGACCGAGCGGCCCTACAAGGCGGCCTGGCCGCTCGAGCGGGCGCGGGCCTTCGTGGCGGACCAAGCCGGCCGCCACTTCGACCCGCGCTGCGTCGAGGCGTTCCTCGCGGGCTGGGACGCGGTGGCGCGGACCTGCCTGCGCGCCGCCGCCTGA
- a CDS encoding TadE/TadG family type IV pilus assembly protein yields MMGIFRRVATVRRPGGTEGRAGTAGRVRRFAGHRTGASAVEFALLAAPFLALLGVVAESGVIAIEQQTLDIAVDRSVRQLRTGTFQDGSDGGDPSERLRRIVCTGPSALFPCADLRLDVSRTPSFSTSQPAEPFDKTTKTWTPGFGQRFECPQGGDTVTVRVAVPVMRLFQMLDFTGRIMADKTQLLVTTEIFRAEDYEPKPC; encoded by the coding sequence ATGATGGGCATCTTTCGGCGCGTCGCGACCGTCCGCCGTCCGGGCGGGACCGAGGGCCGCGCCGGCACGGCCGGACGCGTCCGACGGTTCGCCGGCCACCGGACCGGCGCCTCCGCGGTGGAGTTCGCGCTCCTGGCCGCGCCGTTCCTGGCCCTCCTGGGCGTCGTGGCGGAATCCGGCGTCATCGCGATCGAGCAGCAGACGCTGGACATCGCGGTCGACCGGAGTGTCCGGCAGCTGCGAACCGGCACCTTCCAGGACGGCTCCGACGGCGGCGATCCGAGCGAGCGCCTCCGCAGGATCGTCTGCACCGGCCCCTCGGCGCTGTTCCCCTGCGCCGACCTGCGCCTCGACGTCTCCCGGACGCCCTCGTTCTCGACCTCGCAGCCGGCGGAGCCGTTCGACAAGACCACGAAGACCTGGACGCCGGGCTTCGGCCAGCGCTTCGAGTGCCCGCAGGGCGGCGACACCGTCACGGTCCGGGTCGCCGTGCCGGTGATGCGGCTGTTCCAGATGCTGGATTTCACCGGCCGGATCATGGCCGACAAGACTCAGCTGCTGGTCACGACCGAGATCTTCCGGGCCGAGGATTACGAGCCCAAGCCGTGCTGA
- a CDS encoding response regulator, giving the protein MTPLAGRRVLLVEDESLVAMLAEDMLLDLGCEVVVAMRLEQALAHARTEAFDLAVLDVNLGEARSYPVADLLLARDTPFLFATGYGQHGLDAAYQAVPVLQKPYQAAPLEHVLLRLLSREGPNRTGPTGLPPACRCRASEPAHGQFRADPIR; this is encoded by the coding sequence ATGACGCCGCTCGCCGGACGCCGGGTCCTGCTGGTCGAGGACGAGAGCCTCGTCGCCATGCTCGCCGAGGACATGCTGCTCGACCTGGGCTGCGAGGTCGTGGTGGCGATGCGCCTCGAGCAGGCCCTGGCCCATGCCCGGACCGAGGCGTTCGATCTGGCGGTGCTCGACGTGAATCTCGGCGAGGCGCGCAGCTACCCGGTCGCCGACCTGCTGCTGGCGCGCGATACGCCGTTCCTGTTCGCCACCGGGTACGGGCAGCACGGCCTGGACGCCGCCTATCAGGCGGTTCCGGTGCTCCAGAAGCCCTACCAGGCGGCGCCGCTCGAGCATGTTCTGCTGCGCCTGTTGAGCCGTGAGGGGCCGAACCGCACGGGCCCGACCGGCCTGCCACCCGCCTGCCGCTGTCGGGCGTCCGAGCCCGCCCACGGGCAGTTCCGCGCCGATCCGATCCGCTGA
- a CDS encoding sensor histidine kinase, with protein sequence MPNSRQPFQSSSAASAPLASLRRGSGQLFESERRLNAVLDNASVSIFLMDDRQHCIYMNRAAEQLTGWTLREVLARDCPLHDIVHHTYPDGRPFPLEECAIDRAFPENNQERGEEVFVHRDGHFFPVAFTASPIRDDATNIIGTIIEVRDISEEKAAAERQRLLINELNHRVKNTLATVQSIAAQTFRGQTDQTTRAVFDARMAALSNAHNVLVEDNWESASLRGVVERALAPHLLAEVDAGRFRLQGPDARLHPKVAVTLAMALHELMTNAAKYGALSTPEGGVAVTWSLHDRDDGRQQLDLLWEERGGPPVTPPTRKGFGSRLIERQLPLEFDGSAAITFAPAGATCQMRIPLTQLGWIGQEAVEGPRAP encoded by the coding sequence GTGCCGAACTCGCGGCAGCCGTTTCAATCCTCGTCCGCCGCCAGCGCGCCGCTGGCGAGCCTGCGGCGTGGGTCGGGCCAGCTCTTCGAGAGCGAGCGTCGCCTCAACGCGGTCCTCGACAACGCCTCGGTGTCCATCTTCCTGATGGATGACCGCCAGCACTGCATCTACATGAACCGCGCCGCCGAGCAGTTGACCGGCTGGACGCTGCGGGAAGTCCTCGCCCGCGATTGCCCGCTGCACGACATCGTCCACCACACCTACCCGGACGGAAGGCCCTTCCCGCTGGAGGAGTGCGCGATCGACCGCGCCTTCCCGGAGAACAATCAGGAGCGCGGCGAGGAGGTGTTCGTGCACAGGGACGGGCACTTCTTCCCCGTGGCGTTCACTGCCAGCCCGATCCGCGACGACGCGACCAACATCATCGGGACGATCATCGAGGTCCGCGACATCAGCGAGGAGAAGGCGGCCGCCGAGCGCCAACGCCTGCTGATCAACGAGCTCAATCACCGGGTGAAGAACACTCTCGCCACGGTGCAGTCGATCGCCGCGCAGACCTTCCGCGGGCAGACGGACCAGACGACGCGCGCCGTCTTCGACGCCCGGATGGCGGCCCTGTCCAACGCCCACAACGTGCTGGTCGAGGACAATTGGGAGAGCGCCAGCCTGCGCGGCGTGGTCGAGCGGGCGCTCGCCCCCCACCTTTTGGCAGAGGTCGATGCCGGCCGCTTCCGGTTACAAGGGCCGGACGCGCGACTGCACCCTAAGGTGGCAGTGACGCTGGCAATGGCCCTCCACGAGTTGATGACCAACGCGGCGAAGTACGGCGCCCTGTCGACGCCCGAGGGCGGGGTCGCGGTGACCTGGTCCCTTCACGATCGCGATGACGGCCGTCAGCAGCTCGACCTGCTCTGGGAGGAGCGGGGTGGACCGCCAGTCACGCCCCCGACCCGGAAGGGGTTCGGCTCACGGCTCATCGAGCGGCAATTGCCGCTGGAGTTCGACGGCAGCGCGGCGATCACCTTCGCGCCGGCGGGCGCGACCTGCCAGATGCGGATCCCGCTGACCCAGCTCGGCTGGATCGGCCAGGAGGCGGTCGAAGGGCCGCGCGCGCCATGA